In the genome of Leucobacter luti, one region contains:
- a CDS encoding APC family permease: MISTPPTPSTPPAQPPAAPGPAETGPAGTPTPSAAASGGPRLKTTSLVLFGIAYMAPAVVLATFGVISAVSHASSASSYLLATAAMILTAASYATLSRRYQLSGSAYSYVRRVLGSHVGFLSGWVLILDYLFLPMVIWLIGASFLTAQFPAVPMWVWIVVQALIVSTVNVFGIKLADRLNTVLLAFVAIVLVVFVALSFQQWSLGAEPVSVLAPLWNADSSFLAISAGAAIAAYSFLGFDAITTLTGETQHPKRSIPRAIILTTLIMGAVFTVVSFAAELGASTTTITEQDSAAFEIATHIGGNLLASAIVAALVLGGFASAIAAQAGSSRLLLAMGRDGVLPRRFFGYVSPSRKTPVLNIALTGAIGLIATQMTLATSTSFINFGAFTAFTAVNVSAIVLAWRSSAGDRWRTLKIIVAALATVVTLYLLISLDGHALLLGSAWLVIGVGYLAVLTRGFRQAPPELAIDSAAQ, encoded by the coding sequence CGCCGCAGCTTCAGGCGGCCCGCGCCTCAAGACGACCTCGCTGGTGCTGTTCGGAATCGCGTACATGGCACCGGCCGTTGTGCTCGCAACGTTCGGCGTCATCTCGGCGGTGAGCCACGCTTCGAGTGCGAGCAGTTACCTCCTCGCCACTGCCGCGATGATCCTCACCGCGGCGAGCTACGCCACACTATCCCGGCGCTATCAACTCTCGGGTTCTGCCTACAGCTACGTGCGTCGGGTGCTCGGATCCCACGTCGGCTTTCTGTCCGGGTGGGTGCTGATCCTGGACTATCTGTTCCTCCCGATGGTGATCTGGCTGATCGGTGCCTCATTCCTGACGGCGCAGTTCCCCGCAGTGCCGATGTGGGTCTGGATCGTGGTGCAGGCGCTGATCGTGTCGACGGTCAACGTGTTCGGGATCAAGCTGGCGGATCGCCTGAACACGGTCCTGCTCGCGTTCGTCGCGATCGTGCTCGTGGTGTTCGTCGCGCTCTCATTCCAGCAGTGGTCACTCGGCGCAGAGCCCGTTTCAGTGCTCGCTCCCTTGTGGAACGCGGACTCGTCGTTTCTCGCGATCTCCGCTGGCGCCGCAATCGCCGCCTATTCGTTCCTTGGCTTTGACGCGATCACGACCCTCACGGGCGAAACCCAGCACCCGAAGCGTTCGATCCCGCGCGCGATCATCCTCACGACGCTGATCATGGGCGCCGTATTTACCGTCGTCAGCTTTGCGGCCGAGCTGGGGGCCTCGACCACGACAATCACCGAGCAGGATTCAGCGGCGTTCGAAATCGCCACGCACATTGGTGGCAACCTGCTGGCGTCCGCGATCGTTGCCGCGCTCGTGCTCGGCGGCTTTGCCTCCGCGATTGCGGCGCAGGCAGGATCCTCACGGCTCCTGCTCGCCATGGGGCGCGATGGGGTGCTTCCGCGCCGCTTCTTCGGCTACGTCTCCCCCTCCCGCAAGACCCCGGTGCTCAATATCGCGTTGACCGGCGCGATCGGCCTCATCGCCACGCAGATGACCCTCGCAACCTCCACCTCGTTCATCAACTTCGGCGCGTTCACCGCGTTCACCGCAGTGAACGTCTCTGCGATCGTGCTCGCCTGGCGCTCCAGCGCAGGTGATCGCTGGCGGACACTGAAGATCATCGTCGCCGCACTCGCAACCGTCGTCACGCTGTATTTGCTCATCAGCCTCGATGGCCATGCGCTCCTGCTCGGCTCTGCCTGGCTTGTCATCGGCGTCGGGTACCTGGCGGTGCTCACGCGGGGCTTCCGGCAGGCACCGCCCGAACTCGCAATCGACAGCGCCGCCCAATAG
- a CDS encoding TetR/AcrR family transcriptional regulator translates to MLRRLRWPSVAQHGVPNLGEAGRVQVARPKNQDQRRSEILSAAKAVIHTRGVTGVNLKRIADQAGLSSALILYYYADVDEILAAAYRTATEEFLEKREFLLTEAISPTEQLQRCLALGTPYPGAREEAARVLYELQPLILNNADAATWSREFFSRQTALFRSIIDAGVRTGEFRATLDPNTVAINLVALEDGLATHALTGLMTPNSIEATLVQTAMHMVGGSAARGSDGASIGTSTATGTGPGTVG, encoded by the coding sequence GTGTTGCGTCGCTTGCGCTGGCCGAGCGTCGCGCAACACGGTGTTCCGAACTTGGGTGAGGCTGGGAGGGTGCAGGTGGCGCGGCCGAAGAATCAGGATCAGCGCAGGAGCGAGATCCTCAGCGCCGCCAAGGCCGTTATCCACACTCGCGGCGTCACCGGGGTGAACCTGAAGCGCATCGCCGACCAGGCGGGCCTCTCCTCCGCGCTGATTCTGTACTACTACGCCGACGTGGACGAGATCCTCGCGGCGGCGTACCGCACGGCCACCGAGGAGTTCCTCGAGAAGCGCGAATTCTTGCTCACCGAGGCAATCTCACCGACAGAACAATTGCAGCGCTGCCTCGCGCTGGGCACACCGTATCCTGGGGCCCGCGAAGAAGCGGCGCGCGTGCTCTATGAACTCCAGCCACTCATTCTGAACAACGCCGACGCCGCGACCTGGAGTCGCGAGTTCTTCAGCCGCCAGACGGCACTGTTTCGGTCGATCATCGATGCCGGCGTGCGTACCGGGGAATTCCGTGCGACGCTCGACCCGAACACGGTGGCCATCAATCTCGTTGCGCTCGAAGACGGACTCGCAACTCACGCACTCACCGGGCTCATGACGCCGAACAGCATCGAAGCGACGCTCGTGCAGACGGCGATGCACATGGTCGGGGGCAGCGCGGCTCGCGGCTCCGACGGCGCTAGCATTGGCACGAGTACGGCCACTGGCACTGGCCCTGGCACCGTGGGATGA
- a CDS encoding AarF/ABC1/UbiB kinase family protein — translation MAARSRVSGPRYRRILLFAGWNLVVTWWYEIALPKMGLARFAERTRSRRMQRIAQRFHGLAVELGGLMIKVGQFMSSRLDVLPPEITAELAGLQDEVAPVPFAELRELAEAELGAPLERVYASVCETPVAAALLGQVHRATLHAQDAADTGLRDVVVKVQRPGIGEIVAIDLAALRRVAGWLRRVRFISRRVDMPALVEEFATTSLEELDYRHEARSAARFAADFAENPRVAVPEIVWERSTRRVLTLEDVTAIKISDTAALRAAGIDPAAVAKEFATIMFDQLFTTGFFHADPHPGNMFVTPGRTSESGVGSNADWKITFIDFGMMGEVPESMLAGLRRLLIAVGTRDGSALVAAIGDIGMLLPSADIPELERAMTQLFARFGGMAVSELQHVDPAELQSFASEFGDFTRSMPFQLPENFLLVIRTTSLTSGVCTALDPEFNLWDSAAPYATQLLRAEGSNLLGDIAQQALAIARVSLRLPQRVDRLVTRIEDGSIAVSTPSLDRRIATLERTARRLWSAVLFGGLLIAGAVLSASHHVLGATLMALSVLPLLHTLFSGRGPR, via the coding sequence TCGTCACCTGGTGGTACGAGATCGCGCTGCCCAAGATGGGGCTCGCTCGCTTCGCTGAGCGCACGCGCTCACGCCGCATGCAGCGCATCGCCCAGCGCTTCCACGGCCTCGCCGTCGAGCTCGGCGGCCTCATGATTAAGGTCGGCCAGTTCATGTCTTCGCGTCTGGATGTGCTCCCGCCCGAGATCACCGCGGAACTCGCCGGACTCCAAGACGAGGTCGCGCCCGTCCCGTTTGCTGAGCTGCGGGAGCTCGCAGAAGCGGAGCTTGGTGCGCCGCTCGAGCGAGTGTACGCGAGTGTGTGCGAAACTCCCGTCGCGGCGGCATTACTCGGCCAGGTACACCGCGCCACGCTCCACGCGCAAGACGCTGCAGATACCGGACTCAGAGACGTCGTAGTCAAAGTGCAGCGTCCTGGCATCGGCGAGATCGTCGCCATCGACCTCGCCGCGCTCCGCCGGGTGGCCGGCTGGTTGCGGCGCGTACGCTTCATCTCCCGCCGAGTCGATATGCCGGCCCTCGTAGAAGAATTCGCCACCACCAGCCTCGAAGAGCTCGACTACCGACATGAAGCCAGGAGCGCGGCCCGGTTTGCCGCAGATTTTGCCGAAAATCCGCGAGTAGCCGTGCCCGAAATCGTGTGGGAGCGCAGCACCCGCCGCGTGCTGACCCTCGAAGACGTCACGGCGATCAAGATTTCTGACACTGCCGCACTGCGCGCCGCAGGCATCGACCCCGCAGCCGTCGCGAAAGAGTTTGCGACCATCATGTTCGATCAGCTCTTCACCACTGGCTTCTTCCACGCAGACCCGCACCCGGGAAACATGTTCGTGACGCCGGGACGGACGAGCGAGTCCGGGGTCGGCTCCAACGCCGACTGGAAGATCACATTCATCGATTTCGGCATGATGGGAGAGGTCCCAGAGTCGATGCTCGCGGGGCTCCGTAGACTCCTCATCGCAGTCGGCACGCGCGACGGATCCGCACTTGTCGCAGCAATCGGCGACATTGGAATGCTCCTGCCCTCGGCAGACATTCCCGAGCTCGAGCGCGCGATGACGCAGCTGTTTGCGCGATTCGGCGGTATGGCGGTCTCGGAACTGCAGCACGTCGACCCGGCAGAGCTGCAAAGTTTCGCATCCGAGTTCGGAGATTTCACCCGCTCGATGCCGTTCCAGCTGCCGGAGAACTTTCTGCTCGTGATCCGCACCACGTCGCTGACCTCAGGGGTGTGCACAGCCCTTGATCCCGAGTTCAACCTGTGGGACTCAGCCGCACCTTACGCGACCCAGCTGCTCCGTGCAGAGGGCAGCAACCTCCTGGGAGATATTGCACAGCAGGCCCTCGCAATCGCGCGCGTCTCCCTGCGTCTTCCGCAGCGAGTCGACCGTCTCGTGACCCGGATCGAAGACGGCTCCATCGCCGTCTCGACCCCGAGCTTGGACCGCCGCATCGCGACGCTGGAGCGCACCGCGCGCCGGTTGTGGTCGGCGGTGCTCTTCGGCGGGCTCCTGATTGCGGGCGCGGTGCTGAGCGCGTCGCACCATGTGCTGGGCGCAACACTCATGGCGCTCTCCGTGCTCCCGTTGCTGCATACGCTGTTCTCCGGTCGCGGGCCCCGGTAA